A single Musa acuminata AAA Group cultivar baxijiao chromosome BXJ2-1, Cavendish_Baxijiao_AAA, whole genome shotgun sequence DNA region contains:
- the LOC135583748 gene encoding SUPPRESSOR OF ABI3-5-like isoform X6: MDPGRYGRQQGWDTNSALEGYGALHEQDFRAGGSYGGRRLLPEGFSRDSGYARTSFHHDILERDIYPPTHVPGVWPQPRRSFDEEYALVRDSRRNVEPYHEIDNFGEHVKYHEDNFRDNYRNIERYHDTDSYHDYGYDRHARFGGRDHEGMSSDYEVRRHLSHESRENSRDRDYDYDWYSYDSDHERGKRDGGRRRRESRDREHEKRGLSRERDQSPYRRRERSRSHGRDDRSRSRSPRGRTRSRSHREDSYEDGRYERNERRRDYDRDEKRHNDSSVAPSATIVVKGLSQKTTEDDLYQFLAEWGPLRHIRVIKERNSGVSRGFAFIDFPDVDAARRMMDGIGDNGLVIDGRKLFFEYSSKPTGGAGAPSLGQESFAKSSHGHGRSITAPCDWICTMCGCLNFARRTSCFQCNEPRTEDAPPADVASTNPTPLGKRGSDLGPTHVLVVRGLDENADEEMLRYEFAKHAAIKDLRLVRDKFTHVSRGFAFVHFHSVEDATKALEATNGTTLEKNGQVLRVAYAKSIHGPGSGTPQSSSLAAAAIEAATFAQQYDAVGWTPKEYNPDQKQSTTGFEQNSKAEVQRGGSAPQSGFVWDEKSGYYYDAASGFYYDGNTGLYYDGNNGVWYSYDHQTQQYVPCNEQSNNKAAGDMANETSKGSDGTASKKVVISAAATTVKSNEKASLPDAVHAAATAALAAEKKEKEKLKEIKLASKSNLLANKKKMNNVLAMWKQRNHEGQAARVVLDDKESSGLLDDKPSNSYSASVALTAKSKLKSDSVKEAMGSSIYASSASRGTTQSISAETVDVDSQVKPRPVSNSLGGTIMGVIRGSGKGIIKSDTTFPVSASEGTTVSSTATANSIETMPSLARSHASAPFKTDASALGSYGSSTSGGRGKRRFSEAPALSNPRDQIQTTYRDRAAERRNLYGSSSATGDDLSDLGLGDPRFFISNGDDALSPGSWGTVVW; this comes from the exons ATGGACCCTGGGCGTTATGGTCGTCAACAAGGATGGGACACAAACAGC GCCTTGGAGGGGTATGGTGCACTCCATGAGCAAGATTTCAG GGCTGGTGGATCATATGGTGGTAGGAGGCTGTTACCTGAAGGATTTTCCAGGGATTCTGGTTATGCAAGGACCTCTTTTCATCATGACATACTTGAGAGGGATATCTATCCACCAACACATGTTCCTGGTGTCTGGCCTCAGCCTAGAAGAAGTTTCGATGAAGAATATGCACTCGTCAGGGATTCAAGAAGAAATGTTGAGCCGTATCATGAAATAGATAACTTTGGTGAACATGTGAAGTATCATGAAGATAACTTTCGTGACAACTACCGCAACATTGAGAGGTACCATGACACAGATAGTTACCATGATTATGGATATGATAGGCATGCCAGGTTTGGGGGTAGGGATCACGAGGGAATGAGCAGTGACTATGAAGTTCGACGCCATTTATCTCATGAAAGCAGAGAAAATAGTCGTGATAGAGACTATGATTATGACTGGTATAGCTATGATTCTGACCATGAGAGAGGAAAGAGGGATGGTGGTCGGCGACGACGTGAATCACGTGATCGTGAACATGAAAAGAGAGGTTTGAGTCGCGAAAGAGATCAAAGTCCATATAGACGTCGAGAACGCTCTCGTTCACATGGGCGTGATGATCGGTCTAGATCAAGATCTCCTCGAGGTAGAACTCGTAGCCGAAGTCACAGAGAGGACAGCTATGAGGATGGCCGATATGAGAGGAATGAAAGACGGCGGGATTATGATCGTGATGAGAAGAGACATAATGACTCTTCTGTG GCGCCATCAGCCACAATAGTTGTGAAGGGTCTATCACAGAAGACAACTGAAGATGATTTGTATCAATTTCTT GCTGAGTGGGGGCCGCTTCGTCATATACGGGTTATTAAAGAGAGAAATTCTGGAGTTTCGCGGGGATTTGCTTTTATTGACTTTCCTGATGTG GATGCTGCTCGGAGGATGATGGACGGCATTGGAGACAATGGTCTTGTAATTGATGGAAGGAAGCTCTTCTTTGAGTACAG TAGTAAGCCAACTGGTGGGGCTGGTGCACCTTCATTAGGACAAGAAAGCTTTGCTAAATCAAGCCATGGACACGGTAGAAGTATTACTGCACCATGTGACTGGATTTGTACCATGTGTGGTTGTTTAAATTTTGCACGGCGGACATCCTGTTTCCAG TGCAATGAGCCCCGGACTGAGGATGCTCCTCCAGCTGATGTAGCAAGCACCAATCCAACACCCTTAGGGAAAAGGGGATCAGATTTAG GTCCTACTCATGTCTTAGTTGTACGAGGGTTGGATGAAAATGCAGATGAAGAAATGCTTCGTTATGAATTTGCTAAGCATGCTGCAATTAAG GATCTTCGCCTTGTCAGAGATAAATTTACTCATGTTTCTCGGGGATTTGCTTTTGTGCATTTCCACTCG GTGGAAGATGCAACCAAAGCTCTTGAAGCAACCAATGGAACAACCCTAGAAAAAAATGGCCAAGTCCTACGTGTAGCATATGCAAAAAGTATTCATGGACCTGGATCTGGGACTCCACAATCGAGCAGTCTTGCAGCAGCTGCTATTGAGGCCGCAACATTTGCTCAACAG TATGATGCTGTTGGTTGGACGCCAAAGGAATACAATCCAGATCAAAAACAATCTACAACTGGGTTTGAGCAAAATAGCAAGGCAGAAGTTCAGAGAGGTGGTTCTGCTCCACAATCTGGGTTTGTATGGGATGAGAAATCTGGCTATTATTATGATGCTGCCTCAGGGTTTTATTATGATGGAAATACTG GTCTTTACTATGATGGGAACAATGGTGTTTGGTATTCTTATGATCATCAAACTCAGCAGTATGTCCCTTGCAACGAGCAGAGCAACAATAAGGCAGCTGGAGACATGGCAAATGAAACTTCAAAAGGATCGGATGGAACTGCAAGCAAAAAAGTAGTGATATCTGCAGCTGCAACCACGGTAAAATCAAATGAAAAAGCATCATTGCCTGATGCGGTTCATGCTGCTGCAACAGCAGCATTAGCTgcagagaaaaaggaaaaggagaagTTGAAAGAGATTAAGTTGGCATCAAAAAGTAACCTCTTAGCTAATAAGAAAAAGATGAACAATGTTCTGGCAATGTGGAAGCAAAGAAATCATGAGGGGCAGGCAGCTCGTGTTGTTCTTGATGACAAGGAGTCATCTGGTTTGCTAGATGATAAACCAAGCAATTCGTACTCTGCATCTGTAGCATTAACTGCAAAAAGCAAATTGAAATCTGATTCAGTTAAGGAAGCAATGGGTAGCTCAATTTATGCCTCATCTGCTAGCCGTGGGACTACTCAATCCATCTCTGCTGAGACAGTAGATGTGGATTCACAGGTTAAGCCTAGACCTGTTAGTAATAGCTTGGGAGGCACAATAATGGGCGTTATAAGAGGTTCTGGAAAAGGGATTATAAAGTCAGATACAACTTTTCCAGTATCTGCTAGTGAAGGTACTACGGTTAGTTCTACTGCAACGGCAAACTCCATAGAAACAATGCCATCTTTAGCTCGGAGTCATGCTTCCGCACCCTTCAAGACTGATGCATCGGCATTGGGTTCATATGGATCATCTACATCCGGTGGACGTGGTAAACGCAGGTTTTCTGAGGCACCAGCACTTTCTAATCCCAGGGATCAAATTCAGACGACTTATAGAGATAGGGCAGCTGAGAGAAGAAATCTGTATGGCTCGTCATCTGCCACAGGGGATGATCTGTCAGACCTTGGGCTTGGGGATCCAA GATTCTTTATCAGTAACGGGGACGATGCCCTTTCCCCCGGGAGTTGGGGGACGGTCGTGTGGTGA